Genomic window (Blastocatellia bacterium):
GAATGGATAAAAGTTCATGGCACTCCTGAAGAACGTGAAGAATTGATGAAATCCTTGCCTTCCCTTCCCATCGGTACAGCATGGTTTTGGAGTCCAGGATGGTTGGATGTTTTTAAGAAAGTACGAGTGCGAAAGCGAGAGACATTCGATTCATCTGCAACACCAAAAGTGGGCGTATCTTTAGAATCACCTAGGAAACTTGCAAAAGTAGATTTGGCAAGAATACAAGCGCGTATTCAATCATTTATTGATAAACCCCAAGAAAGTAATTTAAAAGAATTGCATGCACGTATTGCTGATCTGACACGCCAACTTCAGCAAGCTAAATTCGAAGCAAAAGTAAAGAAAGTAGAAGTTCCGATTTTACCGGAGCCAAATATTAGCCGCCTTGAAAAAATAACTGAAAAACTGAGTGATATAGGTTCTCAGTTAGTTCAAGTTGCAAGAGAGATATGTTTGGGCTTGGCCGGAGCTACTGAGAATCAAATTAAGATCAGAAAGAACCTTTCTGATGTAACTAGAAAACAGGATCTTCCTACTTCAATAACTCAGCACTCGAAGAAGAGTATCAATCAACTTTCAAGTGGAGAAAGGAAAATACTATCAGTTCTTGCACAGTACCCACAGGGGCGCAATAAAGCTCAAATTGCGATAATGAGCGGTTACTCACACCGAGGGGGAACCTTCAACAACTACCTGAGTGCACTAAGGACTAAAGGATATATCGAACGAGAAAGTCATAGCATCCGGATAACTGAGGCTGGATTGGCTACCGCTCCTTATCAACGACTCCCTTCTGGTTACGAACTTATTCAACACTGGTTAAATCAATTAGGGAAAGCTGAACGATCAATTCTATCGACCTTAATTAATGCCTATCCGGAGGAATTATCTAAAGAAGAAATTGCTAAACAGTCAGGGTATGAAGCTAATGGTGGGGGATTTAATAATGCCTTGTCAAAATTAAGAACACTAGAACTCGTCCGGGGATACAAGAGGTTGAAAGCTACTGATGAATTTTTCAATGGACAATAGATAAAGATAGAATGAGCCCGGAAGCTACCGCTTCTTTGATTGCTTCTTTGATGTAGGTTTTGGACGAGATGTATTGCGGCGACGATTGCTTACTTGCGCTGGTGTAGTTGAGCTGAAATCTTTGAACGTAGTAAAAATGGAGTCAACAAGCCTCGTACAACTTGATGTCACCCGTGCAAGAACTTTTATTTGCTCTCTACAGGCAACGCTATTTACATGATGAGGATAATTGATTGTATGATTCACTTCCCCCCATACTTCCTCCATAAGTGTGCGAACTTGTATCTCAAATGTGACCTTGGTTAAGCTAAGTTTTTCAAAAATATAGTGTACGCTCGTATACATTGAGGGGCTGGCAATTGAGGCAATCCCTAATGTCTCGAAAAGAGCTCGCGATTCATCATCCCACGTCCTAGCACTTGGTCCCTCTATCAGATTGAACGTATGCTCTGCTTCAAGAAGTCTGAGAAGTGCTTCATTAATATCCTTAATCTGGCTAGTATAAAGATGTAGAATCCTGACTCCAACCAAATCATTAATCTTTGTATAAAGGTTTTCTTTGTTGATATCAAAATCGGCCCCTCGCTGCTTATATTCCTTCATCTTTCTGGTGAGTTTATCTTTAAGATGTAATGGGTCTTTTGTCCGCCATTTAAAAGAATGTACATTTTTAGACAGATCAGTATTCGCCGGAATCAAAACCTGCAATTGTTTCATGAGGGTTTCGAATATAGTTAAATTTGACTTGTAATGCTGAACTAACGATTCAATCAATCGTGCTTCAGCCTTTGTTATTTTAATGTCTGGCATGGCAAGTCACTTTTTCGTTGTTCGGGAAATAATCCGTCTAGCTATATCCCTAAAAGCTTTACTTGCTTCTGCTCGCTGGTCTGCTGTTCCTGCATTAACATTTTCGATGGGAACTCCCTGTGTTTGAGACTCCGCTGCCAAGCTCCCAAAATCTTTAATTTGACCAATCCTGTTTTCTGTCATTGAGCTTGAAGCAAGTGCAGTATCTACTCGCCGTAAGACAGTAACGATTTCACTATTAATGCTTTTTTCAATTCTTGAGAGATAACTTGATTGTCCTTGCGTAACTTGGCCCCTATAGACACGAAATCTTTGCGGGATATACCCAAGGAAACGAGGCCTTCCAGGGAGTAGATATATATCGGCAGGTGCTAGCTCGGAAATGGTTTTCCAATTCCGTATCCACATTGATAGTGTTCGCCCAAGCGTTTTAAGAGCACGAATAGAGAATAAGTCACAGGCAGCAGGGACAATGAAAAAATCACAGTCCAGCAATACTGCCCTATTCAGAGGGCCAATGTTAGGACCTAAATCGTAAAAAACATAATCAATATTATGTTTTGAAGCAACCGAGTTCACGAGTAGGCTTAAAGCCGTTATACCTCTAAAGCCTTTGATTCTGCCTTCAAAACATTCGCTCCAGAATTGATTTAGGTCACGCTCAAATTCTGAAAGTAGAATATCACCCGGTAGAAGGAAAACATTGCCTATGCTCAACTCAATCGGTTCAATAGCTTGTAGAGTACCCGTGCCTTCAGAAATTGGCCTCAGTGCCGACCAAATAGTCTTGCCACTTGGACCGCTCGAATTATCAAGGAGGTCATCCACAACGGAAGCTTCAATCAAGTATGAGGTAAGGTTGCATTGGGGGTCCGTATCAACCAGTAAAACTTTTTTGCCAAGAAATCCAAGGGCGGCTGCAATATTCACAGTAAGTGTCGTTTTGCCAACGCCACCCTTATGGTTATATATTGCGAGACGTTGTGACCGATTCCTTTTTGCTTCGCTTTCAGGTGCCAATTTTTTAACTTTCTTCAGCTTTCTTTTGAGATTGCTTTCTGCTTTTACGCCGCGGTTTAGCTGCAGCCATTGCAGCCTTGGCAGCTTCACGATCGGGCAATGCCTGTACAAAATGTTCCGCAGCAGCACTTAACTGCTTATTTCCTTTTGTTGCAGGGACTAGATAGCCAGTTTTGGTTGCGTTATCTACTGCTCTTGCTGCATTCGAGAACTTAGGTTGAGCGGCTTCAGTGTTTATTTTACTTAGATCAATAGTCTTAAAATGGGGAGTATCTCGGTAATGTGTGAGGTAGTAGGCCAAACAGGCTATCCTCTCGACATCTGTCCGAGGCTGCTTTTGCAAAATAAATGCTTTAGCTGACATTGAACGGTCTTCAGAAAAACTGCCTTCAGATGCATACGCAGGCTGAGGTGTGTTGTTCTGGGCCTGTGTAGCAGCACTTTTTAAATTAGACTCGATTCCAAAGAATGTCTGAACAGTGTAAAGCATTCTGGCGCGTTCTTCAGGTTCCAGCCGTTTTAATGCTCCTAGGATGGAAGTCAGGACATCGAGATCAAATGATTCGTTTTCTACTGTCATTAAGCGCTCCTAACTGTCTTAGCTGATTGATGCTAAGATATCTCTCTACTACAATTGGCTATTTCTCCTTTAAGTATCAATTAAAACAGCTAAAATTACAACATTGAAAAATCAGCAGTTTGTAAGACTCGCTGAATGATTAGGTAAAAGCGGAACATCATTAATTCATTCAACGCCAGTGATATGATGCCACTGAAAATGGATTTCTTAAAGTTGTTAATCTGAAGGGTTGTGGAACTGTAGCGAATAGTGTAGCGGGCACGTGCATAGATGGGGAAGTATGTGCTAGTATGACTCTGACGTAAAAGCCTGATTTTACTAACACATACTAACAAGGACTAAGGAGGACAAGCGGCTTTTATCGGTCTGCAAAACCTTTATCCATCGGTTCGATTCCGATCGCCGCCTCTTTCTATTTTAACCACTTACAAGCAATCCCGCCCATTCAAGATTCCTGCCGGTGTGTCACTCCTTTGCCAACGTTTTCCCCGCCGTAAGCTCCCCTGTTTGTGAACATTTCCAAAGTAGAGTTTTCTCGGCAGCCTCCTTCGCGAGGATCAGTTTTAGCACCTGAATTCTTATCCCAAAGGAGGCGGTTCTTTTACTGGGCACGACTCAAGGAGGTGTTGTGTTGACCGCCGGATGAATGTTGAGGGAAACTTCTAAGACTATGAATTCGGCAGTCCGCTCCCCAGACCCTTCGCAGACGCGATCCCGGCAGTCTGGCGCGCGCTTGGACCGACTGTTGAACAATGCTTACGCACCGGCTCTCACTCATATCAGTCTTGTCGTCTTGACGGCATGGCTGTTTGGGTTATTGTTGACGGTGCCATTCTGGGTGGCCTTCATTCCGTCTGTCATGATCGGGCACCGGATCGGAATTCTTCTGCACGAGTATTTTCATGGCATTCCTTTTCGCCGGTACCGCCACAATCTTGCCGTCCTCAGCCTCTTTGAAGGGCTGATGTTGATGTTTGGGCTGCTGGAGCTTGTTCGCGGGTCTCACCTGGCTCATCATCGCTGGTTAAACAGCGAATTGGATCCTGCCCGCGGAACGTTTGAAAGCGCTGGGTCAAAGAGATGGCCCGACCTGTTGCTGGCACACCCGGCTGTGCAGAGTTTGATTTATTTTATCGATGCGGTGCGCGGAAAAAAGCCCTACGTTCGGGGCGCACGCATCCTCACCGGAGCGGCGCTTTCGGTTGCGGTGATTTGTCTCTGGCGGCAGTTCGGCCATCCGGAAATGATCTGGAAGACACTTGCCATCAGCGGCTTTACTTCTCTCGTGCCGGTCACCATCCGCGGCGCTATTGAGCACCATAGCTACCTCGGCGATCCCAACTTCGCCAACGAGTACAAAGTTTGGCTCCCGATGTTTAACATCAACCGCCACATTCATCATCATCTTGAACCCACCCGCCCATGGTATTTGCTGGACTTCAAGACAGGGCGGCCATTGCCTGAGGGACATTATCTCACCCATTGGGTTCGAGTGTATGTTAGTCGCGATTTCGTTCTGATGCAGCCAATGGGCGGGGCTGCCCCTGGAAGAAAGACAAGAACACCTCGCCGCAAGCTAGACAACCCAGGCGCAGGGAAAGAAGAGCGGCAAGCGGCGGAGGATCGTCCCATCTTCTAACCTGAGGGGGCCACGGCCCAAGGCCCTCCTCCGGAAAGACAGAAAGCCTGCCTTTAAGATGGGCTACTGGTGGTCCGCCTCTCAAGGCGAGCAGGATAACGTCTTCAGTGGGCTTGCAAGTCCAAATCAGGTCTCGGTGTCTCCGCTCTTCCATTGACGCCTCGCCACGCATTGAGCCGGCGGTAGAGTCTTTCAGATACTGGAAAAAGTATTGAGGCGAGGAGTGCGCCGCCGATGACATCTACCACGTAATGATATCGGCAATAAATCGTGGAGATTATGATAAGTATTCCCAGCGGCAGGACGGCGTAAAAAAAACGCCGCTGACGCACGAAGCTGAAGATGAGACAGAAAACAACCCCCATAACATGAGCGGAAGGGAAAGCATCCAATTTAGGATGTTCCAACAGGTCCATTGTCTTTTTCACCGCCTGTGAAACCGGAGTCACCTCAAGGGTCACGCTTTGCCGATGAGCCAGCGCGAACCGAGGGCCTTGGGCGGGGACGAGAAAGTAACCCGCGTAATTGACGAAGAAGGCTAGCGTCATAGAAAAAACGAACTGCTTGAAAATGGCTTCGTCTTTTTTCCAAAGCACTATTCCCAGCATCACCGGCAGGAGGTGATAGCTGGCATAAGCCAGGTAGAGCAGGTCGGTTAGAGCCGGCCTTACGAAACGCTCAAGCCAGACCGTCGGATCCTGGCCGAACAGGGCCCGGTCAGCAAGAATGAGCGGTTCGTCCCCGTCATACCATTTGAAGGCCGGCAACAAGCTGCCTAATGCTTCGAATACCACGACGATGGTGAGGACAGGATAGAAATTCAGCACGAGCCTCATCCCTTTGGATAAATGTAACTCGCGCTTCGCCAGCCAGATCATCAAAGCGACCACCAGAAGTAATGACGCAAAGCAGAGGGCGGGCACGCCCCATTCGATTAACCAGCCGGTCACGCCAGCCGCAATCGTGGCGACGCCGAGACACGCCGTCGCCATGACGTGCACAAACTCAAGAGGTCTTAATCGCATATCGCATCCGTCATCTCATTGCTACGGACGGGAAGACGCTGCCTTTTAACATCTGCCTTTTCAGGACGAGGCTCAACGGAGAAGCGCACCCTCTAATCATGTTGCAGGGCCAAACGTTATAAACCCGTCGAACATTATGCCAACACCGTAATGCATCAAGAATGGGAGAAGAACGGAACGGGTCCGCCACACCATCACTCCCCAAATGATCCCCATGATGACAGCCGAGAACGTCTCCTCGACGGTCTTAGGCATGCTTATTGGGTTTCCCAGGTGAATGATCGCCGACGGAATCACCTGTAACATGATGGAGACAGGCGCGCCGGCCTGTGCTTCCGTGCCGAGTTGCATGAAGCCGCGGAAGAAGAATTCCCACCCGACGTAGTAAGAGGAATAGCAGGCGGAGTATAAGACGAAGAGGCTTACGCTCTTGGTTTCAATAAGGTATTTGGAATATGGGAAGATCAGGCGCTGCGCTGGGTCTCGGCAATAAACGAAGTAGAACAACGCCGCGATCACAGTCTGACAAATCAAGGCGAAGACCAGGTCCCGGTAGTCTTTTGGCAATCGTAGGCCATAGTTGCGGGGAGACTCTTTGAGGACCAAGACCACGACGAGCAAAGGCAGCACGAAAAAGCAGAGAAACGCCGAGCCGAACATGTAGAATATGCGGTACATGTCATAGGGAGTCGGGTCGGAGGGAGAGTCCCCGAGGCGGTATACTTTCATCCCCCCATCCAGTTGCCTTTCCTGTAAATGGAAATGGCCGTCGAAATGTTTCGGGTCGCCACCGTAACAAAACAGGATCATGAACAGCACCGAACTAAGAAGCACAATGAACGACCTCTTCTGATCCTTCAGCAGCCGACGGAACTCAGCCCACCAGTTGTTTCCCATCACAAAATCCTTTTTATAGGCCCTCGTACAGATCGTTCGGAAGAAACGAAGAAGTCTCCCCTCTCCGTGAACCCGCGGTGGGGAGGTCACGGCCGTCGTTGAGCTTTGAAGACGTCAAATCTCACGACAGGCGGGCGCGGTGGAAATAAGATGAAACTGCCCCACCTGATTAACATGCGCAGGACGCCGTCTGTTTTTATATAGAAGAACAGCGGCACGGATTCACACCCCAGGCGGGCTTTGAAGTGCTCGGAGGCCTGCCCCACCTGGACTGAGCTGACCCCCTCGTGAAATCCATTCTCCAAGTCCTGATACATCAAGTTGAAATAGAGGTCTGCCTGCCGGTTAAACCGGTAGTCAATGCCACAGAATAAGAACCAGTATGAGTCTCCGGCAGAAAGAGAATAATTAAACGCCAGGGTCCGGTCATCGCTACTAATCAGAGTCAGAGAGACTGCGCCGCTAAATCGCTTGGCGACCTCGCGAAAGAAGTCCTTCGGCAATACTTCGAGCTTGTTTTCCGCTTTCGATACGACGTTCTCGTAGAGGCGGTGGAGTTCGCTCGTATACACTTTGGCTATCTGCTCTCCGTCTCGAAGGCGCGTTATTGTAAAACCAGACTCGGCGAGTTTACGCTTCGAACGCTTGATATCATATCTATAGTGAGATTTGAGCGCGTCGGTGTATCGTTCGAAACTCCGGAATCGGGGGGGGAAGAAATGCATGCGCGGTGTTTCAAACCGCCAATACCCATGCGGGAGCAGTCTGTCCATCATGTTACACTCCTCGGCGCTGAACTCCTTAAACACGCTGAACCGAATGCCCTCTTGCTTGGCCAGCTTTCCCATAATGCCGTCGAGAGTTTCCACCGCCCGGCCGGGGTCGCATTCTCTGATGAGCGCCACGGAGTTCTGACCGATGGAGACAGGAAGCCCGCAGAATAGCATCGTCACGTAACCAAAAGAAGGAAAGACGCGGCGGATCCCCCCGGCCAGTGCCTTTATCACTCGTCCTGCCAAGGTGGTAAGGTCCACCCGGTAAATGCAGAAGCTGGCGCATCCCACGGGCCGGCTTTGTTCATCATAGAGGATGACGTGCCGGAAGGCTGCATGTGAAGACATACTCTGTTCGACCGCCGCAATGAAACCCAGGTTCATGAAGAGGCTTGTTGTATGACATGAGGCGGAGTTCCAGTGCTCGGTATTCACCGCGCCGACCGAGTCATACATTTCGTACTTGTATTCCGCGGGTGGAGGTGAGGCTTGAATAGCATCCCCATACCTTGCTTTGGTGCTCGTCACGTCCTTAGGTCCTTTCCCTCGGTTTCGCCCGGAAGGCCGCTCAGTGGCTCAATTGTGGGAACCAGGAGCGTCGAGCCAATGCTACACGGGGACCCCTGTACCCCGGGCGCTAGCGCACGAGCCTTCCCTCGGCTGATTGCGGGATGATCGAATCGGTCCCGAAGGGAGTCTGTAAAGCCCCGAGCGCGAAGCCGTGCTTGTCGGCCAGCGCTAGCGCGTTGCGGACTCCTTCGATGGTGACTTCGCCGTAAGAGCCGTGAGAAGTGACTGACTCCAGGCCCATAAGGAGTGTCTCCGCTAGGCAAGCGAAGACGTATCCGGGCTCCAGGGGCACCCCTGGGATGTAGAACGAGTCGCTCAAGGGCAATCGCACAACCCCCCCCTGCAAGACAATCACGTCCGGCCGACAATCTCGAACCCTGAGAGACACGTCGGCGGGCACAGCGATGTCGCAAATCAAAACCGGCGCCGGGCCCAGCTGCTCGGGTTGAATGAGCCCCCCTCCCGCGTTCGAGGCGCTTACAATGAGCGAACAATGACGCAGGGCCGTGAGATCAGAGGTGACTTCTAGCAAGGTTCCTGGCGCGGCCCGCCGGAGCTGCTCCTTCATATGGGCCACGCGCACAGATTTTGGGTCGCGTACGATCAGCAGGACCTCGCGGACCTCCGGAGCCATCCAAAGCGCATAGGTGCTTGCGATATTTCCTAGCGCCCCGACCACCCCCATTCGCGACCGCCTGAGGTCAACGCCGTTACGGTGCGCGGCTGACTTCAACGCGCGGACTCCCATGCCGACGGTCAGTGAGTTCCCGGAGGTGAGCGCGATACCCTTGACTTTCAGTCGAAGGCAGTTGCCCGTCATGATGGACGTATACCCGCCCAGCCCCAAGACCTGGCAACCGGCTTCTTTCGCTAGTTCCGCCGCACTTTTAATCTTGCTCATTATCCAAGCCCCATCCCTGTCGGCCCGCGCTTTGACGAACTGCTTCGTCGCTAGGCTCAGCGCGATGAAGCTCAGGTGCACCTCTGTGCCGAGGGCGGAACAGAGGTTTTCCTGGTGAAGGATGGTCGGCTCCAGCAGTCGCCCGCTCTCATCGAGAAACGTTTCAAGTTGGGAGCTACTCAGTTGCTCAAATGATGGCTCGCACGCCCGCGCGTCATCGGGTGTGATTAGGTGTCCGAGAAAAGCGACGCGCCGAGGGGTGCGGGGTTCGTCGCGTTTGTAGCGCCGGATGTGACTGTAATTGGTTAAGGGGTTGGCGGCCAAGCCAACGCGGTGTCGAATCAGGTGAGCAAAGTCTGAAGCCGCCACCGCCTGACAGTACGCCCGGAGCCCATCAACGAAGTGGTCGAGCTGTTCTCGTTGAATGTACGCCGAGGGCTCTACGCGAAGCGTCATCGGGTCGCTCAGCGTAGGCAGGACACGTATTTTATGCACGTTGAGGAGGTAGGCTGCGGCGACGTAACCGAGGTGGCCGCTCTCGGAGATCATGTGCAATGTGGGTGATGCCATGGTCGCTTGTTTTTGTAGTTCGACTCCGACTATCAACCCTCTGCCACGAACCTCGCGTATCTGGTCGGGAAAGCATTTGCGGAGTGACTCAAGCTCGACAAGCAGATAATTCCCGGCCTCTGCGCAACATCGCGGCAGGTCGTCGCGAGTCATGATCTCCAGCGCCTTGGCCGCGATCAGACAACTCCAGTCGTCCTCCGCGAAGGTCGAGGAGTGAATCATCGAAAACTCGGATAGGAATCGGTCACGCTTGATCAACAAGGCGCCAATCTTCGCGATTCCAGCACCGAGCGCCTTACCCAGGCAGATGTAATCGGGAACTATACCGAGTACTTCCGAGGCCAGGAAAGTGCCCGTGCGACCCATTCCCGTTTGAATCTCATCAGCGACAATCGGGATAGAGTGTTCAGCGCATGTGGCGCTGAGCCATTCAGTAAAGGGCGGGCCCAGGGGGTGAATCCCGCCTTCGCCTTGAATCGGTTCGATGAATGCTGCCGCAACATTCGCGGCCTCCTTTTCTGCGTCTCTCCAATCCTCCGGATCGTCAGGGTTAAGGAACCGAACTGGCGGCCCAAGCCCTGTAAAGGGTTTATGATAGCTCCAGGTAAGCTGGACGGCCCCGAGGGTCTTTCCGTGAAAGGCCCCCTGAACGGCCCAGAAGTGGGAGCGTCCGCGCTCAAGGTGAGCATGCTTCAAGGCCGCCTCAATCGTCTCGGTTCCGGAGTTTGTCAGTACGACAGCGTATGGGCCAACCTGATCGGTCAGCACTTGCGCCAGCCGGCCGGCCCCCTCATGTATTGAGCACTGCGCGAACCCGGTGACGTCGTTCTCGAGAAGGTGCTTTGCGTACGTCACGATCTCTGGATGCAAATGGCCGAACAGGTTGACGCCGTAACCGCCGACGAGATCAAGGACGCGGGTGAGGTGCTCGCCTTCGCGCCGCCACAAATAATCTCCCTTTGACCGTTCGTAGCTGGCGTCAAGTCCCAGGCCTTCGAGGAGCTGAACCAGGAGCGGCCGACAGTGGTGTCCGTATGGGTTCATCCTACTATCCCCATGTGTGTAACCGTGTGCGTACGATAATGAGCGTTTAGCACTCGCGGTAATCGCGTTGGGCCGGTTAGCCTTAGCCTTATGTCCTATCGGAGGCCATAGCGATGAGTGAATCGATTACCCGCCTTTCGAAGCCGACCTGATTGAGCATAAGGCTATAATGATTAAGCGGGGCGAGCTTCAGCAGCGCGAGATCAACGGAGCCGCCGTGCCCGACTAGGGTGTCACACCCCAACCCGCCATTGACGCTGAGGAGTTCGCATAATTCATCCAGCACATCGAAGAGGCCGGGCATGACCTTGCCATGTGCCCATACCAGGGCCTCATGAACCCTGTCCGAATCCTCCCGCATCAGTCTCTGAATCTGCCCGACCCCGACCCCCAAGTGCCTCAGCTCATCTTGAAGAAGACTTGCTGCCATGCGTTGTGTCCCAGCGTCGCCATTCGCGGAGCTGGCAAAAACCTGGTATAGACCGATAGCCAAACTCTCAATCATCAGGTGTTGAATGATAAGACAGGCCGCCAGGTTCTGCTTATTAGCCGACGAATGAAAATGACGGCGAAATGCATCCCACTGTGATTTGCCAGGAACCTCGCAAATAGGAAATCCTACATATCCGGCTAACTTTTCCAGCAAAAGGATGTGTTTACATTCTTCCTTAGCCTGAGTCAACATCTCAATTTTGGCTTCGGTGTCGGGCATTAAGGCCACCATCTCGGAGTAGTTATCGACCGCCACGATCTCACTGCTTCGTGCGCTCGACACAACAAGCGAAAGCCGGCTAAGGTAATCGGGACTCCGTCGGATTGTCGAAACCAGGCTGAACCCAACCCCAGGGTAGGCGAATACTGCGGCTTCCATAATGCCCTCCGTTCTTAACCTAGAGGCTTAGGAACTTGACGATGTCAGGTCTTTTGATTTACAACTTCACCACACAAACATTACGACACATAAGAGCTAGGGCCACGAATCAACGAAAAGCGCATAACCTCGTTTTACGGGCGTAACTATAAAGATACCCCTGGGCACTGTCAAGCATCGCTATCGCACTTCAGCTGTTCGGCTCACATGCGAAAACTCTATTGGCTCTGTCTGAGTTGCGCCGTAGGACGCGGGATGACGACCCGCGAGATTCAGGGCCATCTGGAGGAGGTTTATGGCGTCGGGGTCTCTCCGACGCCGACCTCGAACGTCACCGATGCGGTTGCGGGTGAGGTCCGCGCCTGGCGGAACCGCCCGCTAAATGCCTTCCTAAATACTCATTGGTTTCTTTCCCAGGTTTGCGCCAATCTTTGTGGTATGATCAGGCGCGACTGAGCTTAAACAAAGGAGAAAACTATGCACAAAGTAGTCGCTTTTCTCATTCTGACCAGTGGGATGCTCTCAGCGGATGTGCTCGCCGATCAGCTCAACCTTAAGAACGGTGATCGCCTAAGCGGAACAATCTTGAAATCAGATAAGGAGAGCTTGAGCATCAAATCCGAGCTCGTCGGGGAGGTGAAGGTTCAATGGACAGCCATAGAAGCCATATCCTCAGATCAGCCTTTGTATATCACCTTGAAAGATGGGCAGATGATCGTCGGCACGGTAGCGACCATTCAGGGGAGAATCGAGGTTCAGACCACGCAAGCCGGTAAGGTGACAATCTCCAAAGAGGCCATAGAGCTAATAAGGTCAAAGGAAGAACAGGCGGCTTATCAAGCGGAAATAGATCGCCTGCGCCATCCAAAGCTCAGTGACTTCTGGAGCGGATTGGTTGATGCGGGACTGAGCGTAACCCGCGGCAATGCGGATACGACGACCTTCAGTCTTAGTATGCAGGCGGCGCGTACGACACCGAGGGATAGACTGAGCGTGTATGCCGCGTCGCTTCTTGCTAAGAACAAAGACAAGACGACCGATGAGACGGTGACGATTGCAAAAGCGCTCCGTGGCGGTCTTCGTTATGATTTCAATTTAAGT
Coding sequences:
- a CDS encoding aminotransferase class III-fold pyridoxal phosphate-dependent enzyme; this encodes MNPYGHHCRPLLVQLLEGLGLDASYERSKGDYLWRREGEHLTRVLDLVGGYGVNLFGHLHPEIVTYAKHLLENDVTGFAQCSIHEGAGRLAQVLTDQVGPYAVVLTNSGTETIEAALKHAHLERGRSHFWAVQGAFHGKTLGAVQLTWSYHKPFTGLGPPVRFLNPDDPEDWRDAEKEAANVAAAFIEPIQGEGGIHPLGPPFTEWLSATCAEHSIPIVADEIQTGMGRTGTFLASEVLGIVPDYICLGKALGAGIAKIGALLIKRDRFLSEFSMIHSSTFAEDDWSCLIAAKALEIMTRDDLPRCCAEAGNYLLVELESLRKCFPDQIREVRGRGLIVGVELQKQATMASPTLHMISESGHLGYVAAAYLLNVHKIRVLPTLSDPMTLRVEPSAYIQREQLDHFVDGLRAYCQAVAASDFAHLIRHRVGLAANPLTNYSHIRRYKRDEPRTPRRVAFLGHLITPDDARACEPSFEQLSSSQLETFLDESGRLLEPTILHQENLCSALGTEVHLSFIALSLATKQFVKARADRDGAWIMSKIKSAAELAKEAGCQVLGLGGYTSIMTGNCLRLKVKGIALTSGNSLTVGMGVRALKSAAHRNGVDLRRSRMGVVGALGNIASTYALWMAPEVREVLLIVRDPKSVRVAHMKEQLRRAAPGTLLEVTSDLTALRHCSLIVSASNAGGGLIQPEQLGPAPVLICDIAVPADVSLRVRDCRPDVIVLQGGVVRLPLSDSFYIPGVPLEPGYVFACLAETLLMGLESVTSHGSYGEVTIEGVRNALALADKHGFALGALQTPFGTDSIIPQSAEGRLVR
- a CDS encoding ferritin-like domain-containing protein; its protein translation is MEAAVFAYPGVGFSLVSTIRRSPDYLSRLSLVVSSARSSEIVAVDNYSEMVALMPDTEAKIEMLTQAKEECKHILLLEKLAGYVGFPICEVPGKSQWDAFRRHFHSSANKQNLAACLIIQHLMIESLAIGLYQVFASSANGDAGTQRMAASLLQDELRHLGVGVGQIQRLMREDSDRVHEALVWAHGKVMPGLFDVLDELCELLSVNGGLGCDTLVGHGGSVDLALLKLAPLNHYSLMLNQVGFERRVIDSLIAMASDRT
- a CDS encoding DUF481 domain-containing protein; this translates as MHKVVAFLILTSGMLSADVLADQLNLKNGDRLSGTILKSDKESLSIKSELVGEVKVQWTAIEAISSDQPLYITLKDGQMIVGTVATIQGRIEVQTTQAGKVTISKEAIELIRSKEEQAAYQAEIDRLRHPKLSDFWSGLVDAGLSVTRGNADTTTFSLSMQAARTTPRDRLSVYAASLLAKNKDKTTDETVTIAKALRGGLRYDFNLSERLFAFALTDLEHDKFQQLDLRLVLGGGLGFHAKKTERTRVDLFGGGSLNQEYFSTGLSRKSGEILMGEELSHKLSKSTSLSERLVFYPNLSEGGEYRTTFDAAAVTRLGRSLSWQITLSDRYLSNPIPGIKKNDLLLTTGIRLTFGGKAV